The Mesobacillus jeotgali genome window below encodes:
- a CDS encoding amino acid ABC transporter permease gives MNLPSLSHVIEVFFDTYDIFLKGMLLTLQVTAVSILIAIFIGLFFAFLKISGIKVLEWIANAYIYLVRGTPLIVQIFIFYFGMTNLNISAFWSVALGLAFHNGAYIAEIFRGTIQSIDKGQMEAGRSLGMSRVLTMRRIILPQAFRRALPPLGNQFIIGLKDSSLAAFIGMYELFNVATTKGANDFDNMTYLLIVAVYYLFLVYLISALVGLLEKKLSVSD, from the coding sequence ATGAATTTGCCAAGTCTATCGCATGTTATAGAAGTCTTTTTTGACACGTATGATATTTTCCTCAAAGGCATGCTACTCACATTGCAAGTCACAGCAGTATCGATTTTGATTGCTATTTTCATAGGATTGTTTTTTGCTTTCCTCAAAATATCAGGTATTAAAGTTCTGGAATGGATTGCAAATGCCTATATCTATTTAGTCAGAGGAACCCCATTGATCGTTCAGATCTTTATCTTCTACTTTGGAATGACAAATTTAAATATCTCTGCTTTTTGGTCTGTTGCACTAGGACTGGCATTCCATAACGGTGCCTATATTGCGGAAATTTTCAGGGGAACGATTCAGTCTATTGATAAGGGACAAATGGAAGCTGGCCGTTCACTGGGAATGAGCAGGGTTTTGACTATGAGGAGAATTATCCTTCCACAGGCATTCCGTCGCGCTCTGCCTCCACTCGGCAATCAGTTTATCATCGGCCTCAAGGATTCATCATTAGCAGCTTTTATCGGAATGTACGAGTTATTTAACGTAGCGACAACAAAAGGTGCGAACGATTTCGATAATATGACGTACTTGCTCATTGTTGCTGTGTACTATTTATTCCTTGTTTACTTGATATCTGCTTTGGTTGGACTGCTTGAGAAGAAACTTTCGGTAAGTGATTAA
- a CDS encoding amino acid ABC transporter ATP-binding protein gives MINVKKLNKSFGDLHVLKDVDITVKESDVVCLIGASGSGKSTLLRCLNFLEIKDDGQIIIEGEEINAGSHDLNEVRQKIGMVFQHFNLFPHKNVIENIIEAPIHVKGISKSQAIKEARELLGKVGLADKEKVYPSKLSGGQKQRVAIARALAMKPDIMLFDEPTSALDPELVGEVLATMKELAEEGMTMVVVTHEMGFAREVADWVVYMHGGRIVEVGHPEEIFENPVEERTREFLSKTF, from the coding sequence ATGATCAATGTTAAGAAACTGAATAAATCTTTTGGTGACCTTCATGTATTGAAGGACGTCGATATAACAGTAAAAGAAAGCGACGTGGTCTGTTTGATTGGAGCCAGTGGCTCTGGTAAAAGCACCCTGCTTCGCTGCTTGAACTTCCTGGAAATCAAGGATGATGGACAGATCATCATTGAAGGGGAAGAAATAAATGCAGGTTCTCATGATTTGAATGAAGTGCGCCAGAAAATAGGCATGGTTTTTCAGCACTTTAACCTGTTCCCACATAAAAATGTGATTGAAAATATTATCGAGGCACCTATTCATGTAAAAGGGATCAGCAAATCCCAGGCCATTAAGGAAGCAAGGGAACTGCTGGGGAAGGTTGGCCTGGCGGATAAAGAAAAAGTCTATCCATCCAAGCTTTCCGGCGGACAGAAACAGCGTGTAGCGATTGCTAGGGCGCTGGCGATGAAACCTGATATCATGCTGTTTGATGAACCGACATCAGCACTGGATCCTGAGCTGGTAGGAGAAGTTTTGGCAACCATGAAGGAACTGGCAGAAGAAGGGATGACAATGGTAGTTGTCACACATGAAATGGGCTTCGCTCGTGAGGTGGCGGATTGGGTTGTCTATATGCATGGAGGACGGATCGTAGAAGTAGGTCATCCTGAAGAAATATTTGAAAACCCAGTCGAAGAACGTACACGCGAGTTTTTAAGCAAAACATTTTAA
- a CDS encoding BCCT family transporter, producing MLKNILSNFVFSVSAAVILLFVVVGAIVPKKFGAIAGELFGFTTVNFGWFYLLAVFIIVLFLIGLAVSKYGSIRLGGEGERPEFSFFTWIGMLFSAGFGAGLVFWGIAEPMSHFFNTPFANIEGESRNAARVAMGYSFFHWGVSQWSVFAIVGLVIGFLQFRKQRNGLVSTALEPITGTKPAVKNTIDTLAVVATVMGIATSVGLGVLQMNGGLNAVFGTGNSIGIQMIIILVIFIAYMISSSTGLDKGIAMLSNLNLGIAIVLLLFVLIAGPTVFIMESFTLAIGDYFANFIQYSLRLQPYQEGTWTRDWTIFYWAWAIAWSPFVGAFVARVSKGRTIREYIFGVMVIPPVIACLWIAAFGGTALWNDLNYDTGIAAAVNEDLTSALFKTFEVLPMTSVLSILSIILIFTFLVTSADSATYILASMTTSGSLNPPRFAKIVWGSLMAAISAVLLYAGGLEALQTASLIAALPFTVLLLLLMFAILKLLKKEPLPIRPADLRRFRRLEKAASKEPEKNKK from the coding sequence ATGCTCAAAAATATATTATCAAACTTTGTTTTTTCTGTGTCAGCTGCGGTGATTCTGCTGTTCGTCGTAGTTGGGGCGATTGTGCCAAAGAAGTTTGGCGCCATCGCTGGAGAGCTTTTTGGTTTTACAACTGTCAATTTTGGCTGGTTCTACTTGCTTGCTGTATTTATCATTGTGTTGTTCTTAATAGGACTGGCTGTAAGTAAATATGGCTCCATCAGGCTTGGCGGTGAAGGAGAGCGCCCCGAGTTTTCTTTCTTTACTTGGATTGGCATGCTTTTCTCAGCCGGTTTTGGAGCCGGACTCGTTTTCTGGGGAATTGCTGAACCAATGAGCCACTTTTTCAACACCCCATTTGCCAATATTGAAGGAGAATCAAGGAATGCAGCCAGAGTCGCAATGGGCTATTCATTCTTTCATTGGGGAGTCAGCCAATGGTCGGTTTTTGCCATTGTGGGGCTGGTAATCGGATTTCTACAATTCCGAAAGCAAAGAAATGGATTGGTGTCTACAGCTCTTGAGCCGATTACCGGCACAAAACCGGCTGTGAAAAATACAATAGATACACTTGCTGTCGTCGCAACTGTAATGGGGATCGCAACTTCTGTCGGCCTAGGTGTCCTGCAAATGAATGGCGGCCTTAACGCTGTGTTCGGCACTGGAAACTCTATCGGCATACAAATGATCATTATTTTGGTCATTTTCATTGCCTACATGATTTCGTCATCAACCGGTCTAGATAAAGGAATTGCAATGCTCAGTAATTTGAATCTCGGGATAGCGATTGTGCTTTTGTTATTCGTTTTGATAGCTGGTCCTACCGTTTTTATCATGGAAAGCTTTACACTGGCAATTGGTGACTATTTCGCGAATTTCATCCAATATAGCCTGAGGCTGCAGCCCTACCAGGAAGGAACCTGGACAAGGGATTGGACGATCTTTTATTGGGCCTGGGCGATTGCCTGGTCTCCATTTGTAGGAGCCTTCGTTGCCCGTGTTTCCAAGGGAAGGACAATAAGGGAGTATATCTTTGGAGTCATGGTGATTCCGCCTGTGATTGCCTGCCTGTGGATTGCGGCTTTCGGTGGAACAGCTTTATGGAATGACCTGAATTATGATACAGGGATTGCGGCAGCAGTAAACGAAGATTTAACATCTGCTTTATTCAAGACTTTCGAAGTTCTGCCAATGACGTCAGTTTTATCGATATTATCGATCATTTTGATTTTCACCTTCCTGGTCACATCAGCGGATTCAGCTACCTACATCCTTGCAAGTATGACGACATCAGGGAGTTTGAATCCTCCTAGATTCGCAAAAATCGTCTGGGGATCTTTAATGGCAGCTATATCAGCCGTGCTGCTATACGCTGGCGGGCTCGAAGCATTGCAGACTGCTTCATTGATTGCTGCACTTCCATTTACTGTCTTGCTTCTGCTGCTGATGTTCGCGATTCTTAAACTGCTGAAAAAAGAACCACTGCCGATCAGGCCTGCAGATTTAAGACGATTCCGGAGGTTAGAGAAAGCAGCTAGTAAAGAGCCAGAAAAAAATAAAAAATGA